The Pedobacter roseus genome contains a region encoding:
- a CDS encoding AAA family ATPase yields MPFLSQILLHRIADGGYTSQIPSLREGLQLNLKSNVTFFVGENGSGKSTLLEGIAERCGFSLKGGNRNHNLNVGHRFEGYESPLTQLIQLSWTPRRINDGFFMRAENFFNFASYIDELALEDNRILDAYGGRSLHEQSHGESFLSLFNNQFESGIYILDEPEAALSPARILAFISVINQLEQSGRAQFIIATHSPMLICYPGASIYQFDEYGISEIGYEDTEHFTLTKSFLDNPQLYLRHLTNN; encoded by the coding sequence ATGCCTTTTTTATCACAGATATTGTTACACCGGATAGCTGACGGAGGTTATACCTCTCAGATTCCCAGCCTGCGCGAAGGATTGCAACTGAACTTAAAAAGCAACGTAACGTTTTTTGTAGGCGAAAATGGTTCAGGTAAATCTACCTTACTGGAAGGGATAGCCGAAAGATGTGGTTTCAGCCTCAAAGGTGGTAACCGCAACCATAATCTCAATGTTGGTCATCGTTTCGAGGGTTACGAATCGCCATTAACCCAGCTCATACAATTATCATGGACACCAAGGAGGATAAATGATGGTTTCTTTATGAGGGCCGAAAACTTTTTCAATTTTGCAAGCTATATTGATGAACTGGCATTAGAAGATAACCGCATTTTAGATGCATACGGTGGTCGTTCGCTACACGAGCAATCGCATGGAGAATCTTTTCTATCGCTCTTTAATAACCAGTTTGAATCGGGTATTTACATCCTGGATGAGCCTGAAGCAGCCTTATCGCCTGCAAGAATTTTAGCTTTTATATCAGTAATTAATCAGCTGGAACAAAGCGGCCGGGCCCAATTTATTATCGCCACGCACTCCCCTATGCTCATCTGCTATCCCGGAGCCAGCATTTATCAGTTTGATGAATATGGTATCTCAGAAATCGGTTACGAGGATACGGAGCACTTTACCCTCACGAAATCCTTTTTGGATAATCCACAGCTTTACCTTCGTCATTTAACAAATAATTAA
- a CDS encoding Crp/Fnr family transcriptional regulator gives MPQFSAYHNILPLIKYFEQYHPLSKGFIADHVLHCRRLQVKKNKFILSPIDHNASLYFITSGLVRGFIKDNGKDITTRFSFENETIGAIHHPDQTSNHSVEYLQALEDSELISIPFALIDSVYSLYPEANVIGRKMLAIQYYAASERSILARITNAASRYQKFASTKSVAVDRIPLRHLASYLGMRSETLSRIRSKEIKPSTRK, from the coding sequence ATGCCACAATTTTCCGCATATCATAACATATTACCACTCATCAAATACTTTGAGCAGTATCATCCACTATCAAAAGGATTTATTGCTGACCATGTGCTGCATTGCAGACGATTACAGGTAAAAAAGAACAAATTTATCCTCTCACCTATTGACCACAATGCATCACTTTATTTTATAACCAGTGGCCTGGTAAGGGGATTTATTAAAGATAACGGTAAAGATATTACCACGAGGTTCAGTTTTGAGAATGAAACCATAGGTGCTATCCACCATCCTGACCAAACCTCCAACCATTCTGTTGAGTACCTGCAGGCGCTTGAAGACTCCGAACTGATCTCGATTCCCTTCGCCCTGATTGATTCCGTGTATTCGCTTTATCCTGAAGCCAATGTAATCGGAAGGAAAATGCTGGCCATTCAATACTATGCTGCTTCGGAGCGGTCTATTTTAGCCAGAATTACGAATGCTGCAAGTCGTTACCAAAAATTTGCCAGTACTAAATCTGTAGCAGTTGACAGGATACCATTGCGACATTTGGCGAGTTACCTTGGCATGCGCAGCGAAACTTTAAGCAGGATAAGAAGCAAAGAAATAAAACCATCAACCCGTAAATAA
- a CDS encoding alpha/beta hydrolase family esterase, translating to MIKPCEAILVNMGMINKTNYKVLNFIILVFIFIYIPVLLVRGEQPTSEVKKMLLTVGDTKREALVYIPSTAKTKMSPLIFVFHGHGGTMENAYRSHQFEKLWPEAIIVYPQGLNTPGQLTDPQGKLPGWQKEAGDMNDRDLNFFDQMLKTLQTNYKVDDQRVYATGHSNGGGFTYLLWATHADVFAAFAPSSAVSRKAAGKLKPKPAMHIMGEQDPLVKPEWQKMMCNMILKVNSCDTDGKPYGEYATHYPSKSGNPVVLYVHPGGHVYPKEADEVVVKFFKEIKKK from the coding sequence ATGATTAAACCATGCGAGGCAATTCTGGTCAATATGGGTATGATCAACAAAACAAACTATAAGGTACTTAATTTCATAATCCTGGTCTTTATATTTATCTATATACCGGTTTTATTGGTGAGGGGTGAACAGCCAACATCAGAAGTTAAAAAGATGCTGTTGACCGTTGGCGATACAAAGCGCGAAGCCCTGGTTTATATTCCCTCTACTGCAAAAACAAAAATGAGTCCGCTTATTTTTGTTTTTCATGGTCATGGCGGAACAATGGAAAATGCCTACCGAAGCCACCAGTTTGAAAAACTCTGGCCTGAAGCCATCATCGTGTACCCACAGGGATTAAATACGCCCGGACAGCTTACTGATCCGCAGGGAAAATTGCCCGGGTGGCAAAAGGAAGCCGGAGACATGAACGACCGGGACCTGAATTTCTTTGATCAGATGCTGAAAACCCTCCAAACTAATTATAAAGTAGATGATCAACGCGTTTATGCCACCGGACATTCTAACGGAGGTGGATTTACTTACCTGCTCTGGGCTACACATGCTGATGTATTTGCGGCTTTTGCACCTTCATCTGCTGTAAGCAGAAAAGCCGCAGGAAAGCTTAAACCAAAACCTGCCATGCATATTATGGGTGAACAGGATCCGCTGGTAAAACCTGAATGGCAAAAAATGATGTGTAATATGATCTTAAAAGTAAATAGTTGCGATACTGATGGAAAACCTTATGGGGAATATGCCACCCACTATCCTTCTAAAAGTGGGAACCCTGTTGTTTTATATGTTCATCCCGGCGGACATGTGTACCCAAAAGAAGCTGATGAAGTAGTGGTTAAATTTTTTAAGGAAATTAAAAAGAAGTAA